Proteins co-encoded in one Bacillus infantis NRRL B-14911 genomic window:
- a CDS encoding HPP family protein, whose protein sequence is MEIKFSNRPKIFTLGLIFALGWLPLGFLVLMFYQKINIFPDTVYFQDTPSKAYMVNIVGGLLITAGVLLFLLEKLWIKAIGGLAILIAFMLIFGALHTYTYIDSTGIHTAPLEGFKEEVTLWNDINQVVIVLDNGKPEQLEFESENDTFIYTLKEYMPRMKLREWLDGIGVKYSERNM, encoded by the coding sequence TTGGAAATTAAATTTTCAAACAGGCCGAAGATATTTACTTTAGGGTTAATCTTTGCATTAGGTTGGCTTCCTCTGGGCTTTTTAGTCTTGATGTTTTATCAAAAAATAAATATATTCCCGGATACTGTTTATTTTCAGGATACGCCGAGTAAAGCCTATATGGTGAATATAGTGGGCGGTCTGCTTATAACAGCAGGTGTTCTGCTTTTCTTGCTTGAGAAGTTGTGGATAAAGGCTATTGGTGGGCTTGCCATATTGATTGCATTTATGCTTATATTTGGTGCCCTTCATACATACACCTATATTGATTCTACAGGGATTCACACTGCACCGCTGGAGGGATTTAAAGAAGAAGTAACTCTCTGGAATGATATTAATCAGGTTGTCATCGTCCTTGATAATGGCAAGCCCGAACAGCTGGAGTTTGAAAGTGAAAATGACACGTTTATCTATACATTAAAAGAATATATGCCCAGAATGAAGCTTAGAGAATGGTTAGATGGCATTGGTGTCAAATATAGCGAGAGGAATATGTGA
- a CDS encoding aminoglycoside phosphotransferase family protein translates to MQYKIIAFWQDRLLLETFKHGLALPCFSPNRTHLAETGEIAAFLQEKFGVKANVLQCVHDEGGMRVYSVSILESGLENDIYWASYHEAASLLSAKDAHFLNEWKSLQADRSVPWFSPDWREGMERWVRNKLRTERIDFQQIRSWERSVLFKIITGEENYYFKAVPKIFRHEVNVSTFLWEAGIKYIPAVIAADDSEGWLLIKEIQGELLGRAGKEQDWREALLALAGVQKLSVKEAGRLREAGIPVRPLASVVISGLRTAVESLLKDGTISDGQFSRLAESTSEANLICSMLQTPLVPLSLEHGDFFGGNVILEEGLPIIYDWSDSSLSHPFLSVTVFLNEAAELFSEEFADELLEAYLSCWAEWGLEEDLRKEYLNVQRIAPLFGLAVYQNEIFPFFQKNWDKNRIIQEYIQLWLDA, encoded by the coding sequence ATGCAATACAAAATAATTGCCTTCTGGCAGGATCGGTTATTGCTCGAAACCTTTAAACATGGGCTCGCCTTGCCCTGCTTCAGTCCTAACCGGACACATCTGGCAGAGACGGGGGAGATTGCTGCTTTTTTACAGGAGAAGTTTGGGGTTAAGGCCAATGTCCTGCAGTGTGTCCATGATGAAGGGGGTATGAGGGTCTACTCAGTGTCCATCCTTGAATCAGGCTTGGAAAATGATATTTACTGGGCTTCTTATCACGAAGCAGCCAGTCTGCTTTCTGCAAAGGACGCTCATTTTTTAAACGAATGGAAGAGCCTCCAGGCAGACCGCTCTGTACCATGGTTTTCTCCGGACTGGCGGGAGGGAATGGAGCGGTGGGTCAGAAACAAGCTGCGGACTGAGAGAATAGACTTCCAGCAGATCAGAAGCTGGGAACGTTCAGTTCTTTTTAAAATAATCACCGGTGAGGAAAATTATTATTTTAAAGCGGTGCCAAAGATCTTCAGGCATGAAGTGAACGTCAGCACATTTCTTTGGGAAGCCGGCATAAAATATATTCCGGCCGTAATTGCTGCAGATGACAGCGAAGGCTGGCTGCTTATAAAGGAGATACAGGGAGAGCTTCTAGGCAGAGCTGGAAAAGAGCAGGATTGGAGGGAGGCGCTCCTTGCCCTGGCCGGGGTTCAAAAGCTGTCTGTCAAAGAGGCAGGGCGGCTTAGGGAAGCAGGTATCCCTGTTCGTCCGCTTGCCTCTGTTGTGATTAGCGGGCTAAGGACGGCTGTTGAATCACTTTTAAAAGACGGCACCATTTCAGATGGCCAATTTTCAAGGCTGGCGGAAAGTACCTCTGAAGCAAACTTGATTTGCAGCATGCTACAAACTCCGCTGGTGCCATTGTCGCTGGAGCACGGAGACTTTTTTGGAGGAAACGTCATACTGGAGGAAGGGCTGCCCATTATCTATGACTGGTCAGACAGCTCTTTGTCACATCCTTTCTTAAGCGTCACTGTGTTTTTAAATGAGGCAGCCGAACTTTTTTCTGAAGAGTTCGCGGATGAATTGCTTGAAGCGTACTTAAGCTGCTGGGCAGAGTGGGGTTTAGAGGAAGACCTGCGCAAAGAGTACCTGAACGTTCAAAGAATTGCGCCATTATTTGGCTTGGCTGTCTATCAAAATGAAATCTTTCCTTTTTTCCAAAAGAATTGGGATAAGAATCGGATCATCCAGGAATATATTCAGTTATGGCTTGATGCGTAA
- a CDS encoding LysR family transcriptional regulator: MELRQLNTFRTVASTLNFSRAAETLNYVPSNVTMQIKALEDELGVRLFDRLGKQLVLTTAGEKFLTHIQSVLEKLDEARSAVHDNENLTGTLTISANEVLCAYRLPVVFQLFRSRYPGVRIIFRSVSNLELKQTLFDGAADVVFMLDETILSTGLEVEPLAEETFLFLVEPNHRLAKQSVLQEEDFHGEVFLVNEKGCTYRNMFDRSFEKKGIDSITYLEFQNAEAIKQCAITGLGIAFLPEVTVKAEIERGDLVALPWEVPGLHVYTQMLWHKDKWLSPIIQAFIEAVREVMPLKPDSETV; encoded by the coding sequence ATGGAATTGCGCCAATTGAACACATTCCGTACGGTTGCTTCAACATTGAATTTCAGCCGTGCTGCTGAAACACTGAACTACGTCCCCTCCAATGTTACGATGCAGATAAAAGCATTGGAGGACGAGTTGGGTGTCCGCCTTTTTGACAGGCTGGGCAAGCAGCTGGTTCTCACCACTGCAGGAGAAAAATTTTTGACTCATATCCAAAGCGTCCTGGAAAAACTGGATGAAGCCCGTAGTGCCGTTCACGACAATGAAAATCTAACAGGTACGCTTACGATAAGTGCAAACGAGGTACTTTGCGCCTATCGGCTTCCCGTTGTCTTCCAGCTGTTTCGTTCACGATATCCGGGAGTCCGCATCATCTTCCGCTCCGTTTCCAACCTTGAGCTCAAGCAAACACTCTTCGATGGTGCAGCAGATGTCGTCTTTATGCTGGATGAAACCATCCTCTCAACAGGACTTGAAGTGGAGCCTTTGGCGGAAGAGACATTCCTATTCCTCGTCGAACCGAATCATCGTCTTGCGAAACAGTCTGTCCTGCAGGAAGAAGATTTTCATGGCGAAGTGTTTCTGGTTAATGAAAAGGGCTGTACCTACCGGAATATGTTCGACCGGTCATTTGAGAAAAAAGGCATTGATAGTATTACATATCTGGAATTTCAAAATGCCGAAGCTATTAAACAATGCGCTATCACAGGACTCGGCATAGCCTTTCTTCCTGAAGTCACGGTAAAGGCAGAGATTGAACGCGGAGATCTTGTAGCCCTTCCATGGGAAGTTCCCGGCCTGCACGTGTATACACAGATGCTCTGGCATAAAGACAAATGGCTTTCGCCCATCATACAAGCTTTCATAGAAGCTGTAAGGGAAGTCATGCCACTAAAGCCGGATAGTGAAACTGTTTAA
- a CDS encoding alpha/beta fold hydrolase — protein sequence MDYEIYNLGDVTLQSGVTLPNAFLAYKTYGELNEKKDNVIVYPTAFGDQHVQNEWLIGEGMALDPRKYFIIVPNLLGNGLSSSPSNTPAPFDRSSFPQVTIYDNVTLQHRLVTEKFGIQKIALVLGWSMGGLQSYQWGASYPDMVERIAPFCGSAKTWPHTFMVLDGMKASLMAAVGFDSSKLNELTSAEMRAAGHVYGGWGLSQAYYREALYREMGFDSLEDFIAGVWEDSFMKMDPHNVLAMLWTGQYADISANPAYNGDFDLALRSIKALACVMPGSTDLFCTAADNKYEASLLPNAVYKPIESMWGHFAGRGINSRDNKFIDDNLKSLLSLGKE from the coding sequence ATGGATTATGAAATTTATAATTTGGGGGACGTGACCCTGCAATCAGGAGTTACGCTGCCGAACGCATTTCTTGCGTATAAAACTTACGGGGAATTAAATGAAAAGAAAGACAATGTCATTGTCTATCCAACTGCTTTTGGCGACCAGCATGTTCAGAATGAATGGCTGATAGGAGAGGGCATGGCTCTGGATCCGCGGAAATATTTCATTATTGTTCCAAACCTGCTGGGAAATGGATTATCTTCTTCTCCCAGCAATACGCCGGCACCGTTTGACCGGTCTTCTTTTCCGCAGGTAACCATTTATGACAATGTTACATTGCAGCATCGGCTGGTCACCGAGAAATTTGGCATACAAAAAATTGCTCTTGTGCTTGGATGGTCAATGGGAGGCCTTCAGTCTTACCAGTGGGGCGCAAGCTACCCTGATATGGTGGAACGAATTGCACCATTCTGCGGAAGTGCAAAAACTTGGCCGCATACGTTTATGGTCCTGGACGGGATGAAAGCTTCGCTCATGGCCGCAGTTGGCTTTGATTCTAGTAAACTAAACGAGCTGACTTCTGCAGAAATGCGGGCTGCTGGCCATGTATATGGAGGGTGGGGATTATCACAGGCATATTACAGAGAGGCACTTTATCGTGAGATGGGGTTTGACTCATTGGAGGATTTTATAGCTGGCGTATGGGAAGACAGCTTTATGAAGATGGATCCGCATAATGTTCTGGCGATGCTATGGACGGGGCAGTATGCAGATATTAGTGCAAATCCAGCTTATAATGGAGACTTTGACCTGGCACTCCGAAGCATTAAAGCGCTTGCCTGCGTCATGCCAGGAAGCACAGACCTATTCTGTACAGCAGCCGATAATAAATACGAAGCAAGCCTTTTACCCAATGCTGTTTATAAGCCTATCGAGTCAATGTGGGGCCATTTTGCAGGGCGCGGAATCAACAGTCGCGATAATAAATTTATAGATGATAATTTAAAAAGCCTATTGTCGCTTGGTAAGGAGTAG
- a CDS encoding CarD family transcriptional regulator: MFQIDDNVVYPMHGVGIIKAIEEKEVLGEKQQYYVIKMLVGNMEVMIPAGKIVNSGIRPVTDIIALKQLMNIFQNGETDRLLPWKQRFKVNTDKIKTGKIQECTEVVRDLMRMKKEKALNTSERQMLNNAHEILISELGLMKGITENQIKSFC, encoded by the coding sequence TTGTTTCAAATTGACGATAATGTTGTTTATCCGATGCATGGGGTAGGGATCATTAAAGCGATAGAAGAAAAGGAAGTTTTAGGGGAAAAACAACAATATTATGTCATAAAAATGTTGGTCGGCAATATGGAAGTTATGATTCCTGCAGGTAAGATAGTGAATTCAGGTATACGTCCTGTTACTGACATCATTGCATTAAAGCAACTTATGAATATTTTCCAGAATGGGGAAACAGATAGATTACTGCCCTGGAAGCAGCGATTTAAAGTGAATACGGATAAAATAAAAACAGGGAAAATTCAGGAATGTACGGAAGTTGTACGCGATTTAATGCGTATGAAGAAAGAAAAAGCACTTAACACAAGCGAAAGACAAATGTTGAATAACGCACATGAAATTTTGATCAGTGAACTGGGATTAATGAAAGGAATCACTGAAAACCAAATAAAAAGTTTCTGTTAA
- a CDS encoding cyclic-phosphate processing receiver domain-containing protein, whose product MKKINVFLDDYRKPPDGFVYVNTIVECLELLRTYEIGHLSLDHDLESKRENGMLLVNIMVREKLSADHITVHSANAVGGKAMYKCLKLAQSSHIYSYDTTLSLRPLPLDSYTPMMLKHYQ is encoded by the coding sequence TTGAAAAAAATCAATGTATTCTTAGATGACTATAGGAAACCGCCGGATGGATTCGTATATGTGAATACAATTGTGGAATGTTTAGAACTTCTCCGCACCTATGAAATTGGCCATTTATCACTGGACCATGACCTGGAAAGCAAAAGAGAAAACGGTATGCTTCTGGTCAATATTATGGTCAGGGAAAAACTCTCTGCAGACCATATAACCGTTCATTCAGCAAATGCGGTTGGCGGAAAAGCTATGTATAAATGCCTTAAGCTGGCACAAAGCAGCCATATTTACTCCTATGACACGACCCTCTCTTTAAGACCCCTGCCCTTGGATTCCTATACTCCCATGATGCTGAAACATTACCAGTAA
- a CDS encoding NUDIX domain-containing protein, with amino-acid sequence MSYHIRVKAGAVIIEQDKILLTEYSDPNRGILYDFPAGGVEPGETITDAVKREAKEEACIEVEVGPLAFVYEYAPHLNGEKYGPVHTLAMMFECTKLSGSAARLPEQPDPNQTGVKWIALSRLGDIQLYADIGKQIQDYAIHKRNIDLIEEQRL; translated from the coding sequence TTGTCCTATCATATAAGAGTTAAAGCAGGTGCAGTCATTATCGAGCAGGACAAAATTCTGCTGACAGAATATAGCGATCCAAACAGGGGTATCTTGTATGATTTTCCTGCAGGAGGTGTGGAGCCTGGCGAGACTATAACAGATGCTGTTAAAAGAGAAGCTAAAGAAGAAGCGTGCATAGAAGTGGAGGTCGGCCCATTGGCCTTTGTCTATGAATATGCACCGCATTTGAATGGCGAAAAATATGGGCCAGTCCATACCCTGGCGATGATGTTTGAATGTACTAAACTGAGCGGCTCGGCTGCAAGGCTTCCAGAACAGCCAGACCCTAATCAGACGGGCGTAAAGTGGATAGCATTATCGCGGCTTGGAGATATTCAGCTCTATGCAGACATAGGAAAGCAAATTCAGGATTATGCCATACATAAGAGGAATATTGATTTGATTGAGGAGCAGCGTCTTTAA
- a CDS encoding NUDIX hydrolase: MKRVDVVYSLIFDEKQEKVLVVRNFKYDNWSLPGGSVEAGETLSQAAIREAKEETGLTIEVDDIISVNEAMMKNHDHHAVFITFKARVISGEISIQDTETIAEVRWVSLETADEMMPYHKNGIRYLLGQSAPYVFQGEVR; this comes from the coding sequence ATGAAAAGAGTAGATGTAGTCTATTCACTTATCTTTGATGAAAAACAGGAGAAGGTATTGGTTGTTAGGAATTTTAAATATGATAATTGGTCTCTGCCGGGCGGTTCGGTTGAAGCAGGGGAAACCTTATCACAGGCAGCTATTCGGGAAGCAAAAGAAGAAACAGGCCTGACGATTGAGGTTGATGACATAATTTCTGTAAATGAAGCGATGATGAAAAATCATGATCATCATGCCGTTTTCATTACATTCAAAGCAAGAGTCATAAGCGGCGAGATCAGTATACAAGATACTGAAACGATAGCAGAAGTAAGATGGGTAAGTTTAGAAACTGCTGATGAAATGATGCCATATCATAAAAATGGGATCAGGTATTTGCTGGGTCAGTCAGCTCCCTATGTCTTTCAAGGGGAAGTGCGGTAG
- a CDS encoding methyl-accepting chemotaxis protein — MKKFEFKLGTKINLIVISIIFVLSAVIGFVVKQEVTKGVQEFATEKAKGDLRLAYRYINNIHPGDWEVRGNKLYKGSALLNDNYEIVDEIAEDTGDTVTIFLGDTRITTNVMIDGERAIGTRASPEVVNTVIKNKTNYYGQANVAGNTYQTAYMPLQAASGEVVGIFYVGASEEKINEILSSVLSKLLFALLVMAVLASIIVYWFTHKMKKRLANIANALEMAGKGEFTAKINDRSRDELGSLSASYNQMSENLKTMVHEVIFTTEQLASSSEQLTASSEQTSIATETITESIQQVANGAEHSTTSVQESSLALDEVAKGIHSIAENASVVSEVSVRAVEKAKEGGVFVSNTVKQINRINRSVAASGEIIKSLEHRSQEIEEITKAITDIANQTNLLALNAAIEAARAGEHGKGFAVVADEVRKLAEQSQQSSSQISALIKTIQEDMEQSNGSIEQVSVYVKEGLAIVNQTSDNFKEILDYMGRLTEETNDMAATSEQISASTQEVSATVAGIINISEKTSMHSQNVAASAEEQLASMEEIAASASALSNLADDLKELVSKFKI; from the coding sequence ATGAAAAAATTCGAATTTAAATTAGGGACAAAAATAAACCTAATTGTCATATCCATCATATTTGTTTTATCTGCAGTTATTGGATTTGTTGTAAAACAAGAGGTTACAAAGGGAGTCCAAGAATTTGCAACCGAGAAAGCAAAAGGAGATCTGAGGTTAGCTTATAGGTATATCAATAATATACATCCTGGAGATTGGGAAGTTCGGGGAAATAAACTTTATAAAGGTTCTGCTTTATTAAATGATAACTACGAAATAGTAGATGAGATTGCGGAAGATACAGGAGATACCGTCACAATATTCCTCGGTGATACCCGTATAACGACAAATGTAATGATAGATGGCGAACGTGCCATTGGCACAAGAGCGTCCCCTGAAGTGGTTAATACTGTGATTAAAAATAAGACAAATTACTACGGCCAGGCAAATGTAGCCGGCAATACGTATCAAACAGCTTATATGCCTTTACAGGCTGCTTCAGGGGAAGTCGTCGGAATTTTCTATGTTGGTGCCTCTGAAGAAAAAATAAATGAAATACTTTCTTCTGTTTTGTCAAAGCTCCTATTTGCTTTATTGGTTATGGCTGTTTTAGCTTCTATAATCGTCTATTGGTTTACCCATAAGATGAAAAAGAGACTTGCCAATATTGCAAATGCCCTTGAAATGGCGGGCAAAGGCGAGTTTACTGCGAAGATTAATGACCGCTCAAGAGATGAACTGGGCTCTTTATCTGCAAGCTACAACCAGATGTCTGAAAATCTTAAAACGATGGTTCATGAGGTTATTTTTACAACTGAACAGCTGGCATCTTCATCTGAACAGCTGACTGCAAGCTCTGAACAAACAAGTATCGCAACAGAGACCATAACAGAATCGATTCAGCAAGTAGCTAACGGCGCGGAACATTCTACAACAAGTGTGCAAGAGAGCTCATTGGCTCTGGATGAAGTCGCTAAAGGAATTCACTCCATTGCCGAAAATGCTTCTGTGGTTTCCGAAGTAAGTGTTCGGGCAGTTGAAAAAGCCAAAGAAGGCGGAGTGTTTGTCAGCAATACGGTTAAGCAGATCAATCGAATTAATCGCTCTGTTGCAGCTAGTGGAGAAATCATAAAATCACTAGAACACAGATCTCAGGAAATAGAAGAAATAACGAAAGCAATCACAGATATTGCGAATCAAACTAATTTACTGGCATTAAACGCAGCAATAGAAGCAGCCAGAGCTGGGGAGCATGGGAAAGGATTTGCCGTAGTAGCAGATGAAGTCAGGAAACTGGCGGAACAATCCCAGCAATCTTCCTCACAGATTTCAGCGCTCATTAAGACGATACAAGAAGACATGGAGCAGTCCAACGGGTCTATAGAACAGGTTTCTGTTTATGTAAAAGAAGGATTAGCCATTGTTAACCAGACAAGTGATAACTTCAAGGAAATTCTTGATTATATGGGAAGATTAACAGAAGAAACCAACGATATGGCAGCCACTTCTGAACAAATATCGGCAAGTACACAAGAAGTATCAGCAACAGTGGCTGGCATAATTAACATATCAGAAAAAACCTCGATGCATTCACAGAATGTAGCAGCGTCAGCAGAGGAACAACTTGCATCAATGGAAGAAATAGCTGCATCCGCCTCAGCACTGTCTAATCTGGCGGACGATTTGAAAGAGTTAGTCAGCAAATTTAAAATCTAA
- a CDS encoding YciI family protein, translated as MLFMLIVKASKNSEGRNLPSPELMEAMTKYNEELVKAGVRVMAKGLYPSSDGMRISYPKPGEEPVITEGPFAETNELIAGFILIDVKSKEEAIDWAKKMPDPQGYGEGQIELRQVFE; from the coding sequence ATGCTATTCATGCTCATTGTCAAAGCCTCAAAGAATTCGGAAGGACGTAATCTTCCCAGCCCTGAACTCATGGAAGCCATGACGAAGTACAATGAGGAATTAGTTAAGGCAGGCGTAAGGGTTATGGCGAAAGGACTGTATCCTAGTTCAGATGGAATGCGCATCTCATATCCGAAACCGGGGGAAGAGCCGGTGATAACAGAAGGTCCGTTTGCAGAGACGAATGAACTGATTGCCGGGTTCATTCTGATTGATGTGAAGTCGAAGGAAGAAGCCATTGATTGGGCCAAGAAGATGCCGGACCCGCAGGGATATGGGGAAGGGCAGATTGAACTGCGGCAGGTGTTTGAGTGA
- a CDS encoding DinB family protein, which yields MNSIDLVILNLNEVRRRSIKVWTTIPDEKLFWKPDNEALSCLEMIRHVLESEHYYHLAIKNRGSLTAYDSPYENRPFISVQNELDFAETHRREFIDNIKSFSEEDLENVKIDRSESGYIRDLGDMLLRVAYHESVHTGQLLDYLRTAGVPRIRIWD from the coding sequence ATGAATTCAATCGATTTAGTCATTTTAAACTTAAACGAAGTCAGAAGAAGAAGCATTAAAGTCTGGACTACTATTCCTGATGAGAAACTCTTTTGGAAGCCTGATAATGAAGCATTGAGTTGTCTGGAAATGATTCGGCACGTATTAGAAAGTGAACACTACTATCACTTGGCTATCAAAAATAGAGGAAGTTTAACCGCTTATGATTCACCGTACGAAAACCGCCCGTTCATATCGGTACAAAATGAATTGGATTTTGCAGAAACTCACAGAAGAGAATTTATAGATAATATAAAATCATTTTCTGAGGAAGACTTGGAAAATGTTAAAATTGACCGCTCAGAGTCAGGGTACATAAGAGACTTAGGTGACATGCTATTGCGGGTAGCTTATCACGAATCCGTTCATACTGGGCAGTTATTAGATTATTTAAGAACCGCAGGGGTCCCGAGAATCAGGATCTGGGACTAA
- a CDS encoding GNAT family N-acetyltransferase produces the protein MSIVHIRKMDASNECEVRKIKLKPGQEKFIETVDECLEEAGTYSEWQPVVIYSDEEVIGFAMYGSFGPNKDTWIDRIMIDERYQGKGLGKLAMLKLIDIASRQYDVNVIYLSIKEENRTAYRLYKSIGFEDMNEIDPQNGELLFKYTV, from the coding sequence ATGAGTATTGTGCATATCAGAAAAATGGATGCTTCCAATGAATGTGAAGTCAGGAAGATCAAACTAAAGCCCGGACAGGAAAAATTCATTGAAACTGTTGATGAGTGTTTGGAAGAAGCAGGTACATACAGTGAATGGCAGCCAGTGGTTATATATAGTGATGAAGAAGTGATTGGTTTTGCCATGTACGGCTCTTTTGGACCCAACAAAGATACATGGATTGACAGAATCATGATCGATGAAAGATATCAGGGCAAAGGCCTGGGGAAATTGGCGATGTTAAAACTGATTGATATCGCTTCAAGACAATATGATGTAAATGTTATCTACTTAAGTATCAAAGAAGAAAACAGGACAGCTTATCGTTTATACAAAAGTATCGGTTTTGAGGATATGAACGAAATAGATCCTCAGAATGGAGAGCTTTTATTTAAGTATACAGTTTGA
- a CDS encoding NUDIX hydrolase, with the protein MHTIPKHIIAVSALIENEKNEVLLVKVQWRKDTWEMPGGQVELGEPLDQAVVREVLEETGLHIKPVGITGVYYNSTKQILSVVFKAWHIKGDIKIPPEEISEARFVLLNEHNIGQYITRPHMKSRTLDAMKAKNIVPYETWEMDPYNLAGRLY; encoded by the coding sequence ATGCACACAATACCTAAACACATTATTGCGGTTTCGGCGCTTATTGAAAACGAAAAGAATGAAGTGCTGCTGGTTAAGGTCCAATGGAGAAAGGATACCTGGGAAATGCCCGGGGGCCAGGTGGAGCTTGGGGAGCCGCTTGATCAGGCAGTCGTAAGGGAAGTTCTTGAGGAAACCGGACTGCATATCAAGCCCGTTGGCATCACAGGTGTTTATTATAATTCGACCAAGCAGATATTATCTGTTGTTTTTAAAGCATGGCACATCAAAGGGGATATCAAAATCCCGCCTGAAGAGATAAGCGAAGCCAGGTTTGTGCTTTTAAATGAACATAATATTGGCCAATACATAACCCGGCCTCACATGAAATCACGGACACTGGATGCGATGAAAGCGAAGAATATCGTTCCTTATGAGACTTGGGAAATGGATCCTTATAACTTGGCAGGAAGGCTATATTGA
- a CDS encoding DUF3267 domain-containing protein — protein sequence MIHWFRHLPQLHMNSSEWTPFIQNSWFREHFMKFAYLLQIVMFLVPGLMGGLFTELPLYMLILIGIAVFIVHELLHIITVYKEGDISLTFSGTFFWLNTNTILSKKRFLVFMSLPFIGLSVVPAIVALFVAREMQTLLLFVSWINFIISAADIINSFLIAIKPKGAVFCRGYYRIVQMREQIVDVRD from the coding sequence ATGATTCATTGGTTCCGCCACTTGCCCCAATTACATATGAACTCCTCTGAATGGACCCCTTTCATACAGAACAGCTGGTTCCGGGAACATTTTATGAAATTTGCTTATTTACTTCAGATTGTTATGTTTTTGGTGCCTGGCCTCATGGGAGGGCTGTTTACTGAATTACCCCTTTATATGCTCATTCTAATTGGAATTGCTGTCTTTATTGTTCATGAACTTCTGCACATTATCACCGTATATAAAGAAGGTGATATAAGCCTGACATTCAGCGGAACATTTTTTTGGCTGAATACCAATACCATACTATCAAAAAAAAGATTCCTGGTCTTTATGAGCCTGCCGTTTATAGGGTTGTCAGTGGTGCCAGCCATAGTGGCTCTTTTCGTAGCAAGAGAAATGCAAACGCTTCTCTTATTTGTAAGCTGGATTAATTTCATCATTTCAGCTGCAGATATCATTAATTCTTTCTTAATAGCAATCAAGCCGAAAGGCGCAGTGTTCTGCAGGGGGTATTACCGGATCGTTCAGATGAGGGAGCAGATTGTAGATGTAAGAGATTAA
- a CDS encoding DinB family protein, protein MAHAMDVLADQLSANANDPSWYVPFSESVADLSEEDAFWKPNEESNSIAEMVQHLLYWNETWQKRYKKGHVNAVPPIGRNDESFVLPENITFSDLKERLLEVLLQWQNLLSQEKLESEVEGFPESAEWWAIIGNLSTHNAYHIGQMVYVRKLQGSWMNS, encoded by the coding sequence ATGGCTCATGCTATGGATGTGCTGGCCGACCAGCTGTCTGCAAATGCGAATGATCCGAGCTGGTATGTTCCCTTTTCAGAGTCAGTTGCAGACTTATCAGAGGAAGATGCCTTTTGGAAGCCCAATGAGGAGAGCAACAGCATTGCCGAAATGGTTCAGCATCTTCTTTATTGGAATGAAACCTGGCAAAAGAGATATAAAAAGGGTCATGTCAATGCAGTTCCGCCCATTGGCAGAAATGATGAAAGCTTTGTATTGCCGGAAAATATAACCTTCAGTGATTTAAAGGAGCGGCTATTAGAGGTTCTCTTGCAGTGGCAGAATCTTCTCTCCCAGGAAAAGCTAGAAAGTGAAGTGGAAGGTTTCCCTGAATCGGCGGAATGGTGGGCTATCATTGGGAATCTGTCCACACACAATGCGTACCATATTGGGCAGATGGTCTATGTGCGGAAGCTGCAGGGGAGCTGGATGAATAGTTAG